A single window of Narcine bancroftii isolate sNarBan1 chromosome 13, sNarBan1.hap1, whole genome shotgun sequence DNA harbors:
- the LOC138748807 gene encoding parvalbumin alpha-like: MPMTDVLAAEDIKKALSACQDPESFNHKLFFQKVGLKNKPEKDVKEVFNILDQDKSGYIEEEELQFLLKGFAPDARDLSKGEIKKILEAGDEDHDGKIGQDEFTKLVSQA; this comes from the exons atgccgatgacaGATGTTCTCGCTGCTGAAGACATCAAAAAAGCCCTCAGTGCTTGCCAAG ATCCTGAGAGCTTCAATCACAAGTTGTTCTTTCAGAAGGTTGGTCTGAAGAATAAGCCAGAGAAGGATGTGAAAGAAGTCTTCAACATACTTGACCAAGATAAGAGCGGCTACATTGAAGAGGAAGAACTCCA GTTTCTATTAAAGGGCTTTGCTCCTGATGCGAGAGACCTGTCCAAAGGTGAAATCAAGAAGATTCTTGAAGCCGGTGATGAGGATCATGATGGCAAGATCGGACAGGATG AGTTTACCAAACTTGTGTCACAAGCATGA